The proteins below come from a single Triticum aestivum cultivar Chinese Spring chromosome 5D, IWGSC CS RefSeq v2.1, whole genome shotgun sequence genomic window:
- the LOC123120303 gene encoding cytochrome P450 90A4 yields MDAGALQLAAAAVAIVVAALVCRWFLVACAVGVRKQRPRLPPGSTGLPLIGETLRLISAYKTPDPEPFIDERVARHGGVFTTHIFGERTVFSADPAFNRLLLAAEGRAVSCSYPSSITTLLGARSLLLTRGTAHKRLHSLTLTRLGRPASQPLLAHIERLVLATMRQWEPTATVRLLDEAKKITFNLTVKQLVSIEPGPWTESLRREYVKLIDGFFSIPFPFASFLPFTTYGQALKSRKKVAGALREVIRKRMEERGEEKGVKEEMDGKREKKDMVEELLEAEGGSFSEEEMVDFCLSLLVAGYETTSVLMTVAVKFLTETPAALAQLKEEHENMTKMKGENQLLEWVDYKSMTFTQCVINETLRVANIIGGVFRRANTDIHFKGYTIPKGCKIFASFRAVHLNNEHYENARTFDPWRWQSNNKLQNEVGANLFTPFGGGPRLCPGYELARVVISVFLHHLVMRFSWEAAEEDRLVFFPTTRTLKGYPINLRRRPESV; encoded by the exons ATGGACGCCGGCGCGCtccagctcgccgccgccgccgttgccatcGTCGTCGCCGCGTTGGTATGCAGATGGTTCCTTGTGGCGTGCGCGGTCGGGGTCCGGAAGCAGAGGCCGCGGCTCCCGCCGGGCAGCACGGGGCTGCCCCTGATCGGCGAGACGCTGCGGCTGATCTCCGCGTACAAGACGCCCGACCCGGAGCCCTTCATTGACGAGCGCGTGGCGCGGCACGGGGGCGtgttcaccacccacatcttcggCGAGCGCACCGTGTTCTCCGCCGACCCGGCCTTcaaccgcctcctcctcgccgccgaggGCCGCGCCGTGAGCTGCAGCTACCCTTCCTCCATCACCACGCTCCTCGGCGCGCGCTCCCTGCTCCTCACGCGGGGCACCGCCCACAAGCGCCTCCACTCGCTCACCCTCACCCGCCTCGGGCGCCCCGCCTCGCAGCCCCTGCTCGCGCACATCGAGCGCCTCGTGCTCGCCACCATGCGCCAGTGGGAGCCCACCGCCACCGTGCGTCTCCTCGACGAGGCAAAGAAGATCACCTTCAACCTCACCGTCAAGCAGCTCGTCAGCATCGAGCCCGGGCCCTGGACCGAGAGCCTCCGCCGCGAATACGTCAAGCTCATCGACGGCTTCTTCTCCATCCCCTTCCCTTTCGCCTCATTCCTCCCCTTCACCACCTACGGCCAGGCCCTCAAG TCGAGGAAGAAGGTGGCCGGAGCGTTGAGGGAGGTGATAAGGAAGAGGATggaggagagaggagaggagaaaggagtgaaggaggagatggacgggaagagggagaagaaggacaTGGTGGAGGAGCTTCTTGAGGCGGAGGGTGGGAGCTTCTCGGAGGAGGAGATGGTGGACTTCTGCCTGTCCCTGCTTGTTGCTGGGTACGAGACCACCTCCGTCCTCATGACGGTGGCCGTCAAGTTCCTCACAGAGACGCCGGCGGCGCTGGCACAGCTCAAG GAAGAGCATGAAAATATGACAAAGATGAAAGGTGAAAATCAACTCCTAGAGTGGGTCGATTACAAGTCAATGACCTTCACCCAATGT GTGATAAATGAGACACTTCGTGTGGCTAACATAATCGGTGGGGTATTTAGGCGAGCAAACACTGATATTCATTTTAAAG GTTACACTATCCCGAAGGGCTGCAAAATATTTGCTTCGTTCCGAGCTGTGCACCTCAACAATGAACACTATGAGAATGCCCGGACGTTTGACCCATGGAGATGGCAG AGCAACAACAAACTTCAGAACGAGGTAGGGGCCAACTTATTTACTCCCTTTGGCGGTGGACCTCGGTTGTGCCCTGGCTACGAGCTCGCTCGGGTTGTCATCTCTGTTTTCCTCCATCATCTTGTAATGCGCTTTAG CTGGGAAGCGGCCGAGGAAGATAGGCTCGTCTTCTTTCCCACCACTCGAACCCTCAAAGGATATCCGATCAATCTCAGGCGGCGACCGGAGTCTGTTTGA